A window of Metabacillus sp. B2-18 contains these coding sequences:
- a CDS encoding NAD(P)-dependent oxidoreductase yields the protein MKKITLFGATGRVGKEILNFLLSDGYSVTALVRSPEKIITSPNLRIIKGDATNFKDVELAISDSDAVVSALNTDAQQTLSLATPNMIEAMVAKNITRIITIGTAGILQSSLQTELFRFQSTESRRRTTRAAEEHLAAFNMLKSSPLKWTIICPTYLPDGKLTKQYRYSTDFLPLDGKEISVEDTAHFTYDQLFKEEFVYKRVGICY from the coding sequence ATGAAGAAGATTACCTTATTTGGAGCAACTGGCCGTGTTGGAAAGGAAATATTGAATTTTCTTTTATCAGATGGTTATTCTGTAACAGCTCTTGTCCGATCTCCTGAAAAAATAATCACCTCCCCTAATTTAAGGATCATAAAAGGTGATGCAACGAACTTTAAAGATGTAGAGCTGGCTATAAGCGACAGTGACGCAGTTGTGAGCGCATTGAACACTGATGCTCAACAAACTCTTTCTCTTGCCACCCCAAATATGATTGAAGCAATGGTAGCTAAAAACATTACACGAATCATCACAATTGGTACTGCAGGAATCTTGCAATCAAGTCTACAAACGGAGCTTTTTCGTTTTCAATCAACTGAATCACGTCGCAGAACTACAAGAGCAGCAGAAGAGCATTTAGCAGCATTTAATATGTTGAAAAGCAGCCCTTTAAAATGGACAATCATCTGTCCAACTTACCTTCCTGATGGAAAATTAACAAAACAATATCGTTACTCCACTGATTTTTTACCACTAGACGGAAAAGAAATTTCTGTTGAAGATACTGCTCATTTTACATATGATCAACTATTTAAAGAAGAGTTTGTTTATAAACGGGTAGGCATTTGTTATTAG